From Aliarcobacter butzleri, the proteins below share one genomic window:
- a CDS encoding (Fe-S)-binding protein: MAISKFDYTKISDDCVKCGKCKPVCTIFNINQDEATSPRGFIDLLGAYKRDELELDKNAKDIFESCFLCTNCVEVCPNDLPTDMIIEQVRSDIAKKYGIAWYKRLFFFLLRHRKTMDFLSKLGWVFQTCALKLDSAKQSALPRFSLPIVKKGRALPYADKRSFLNKYPENIPAIKKSIEENKKGKVAIFIGCMSNYTYTNTGDSLVKILKKLNLDITIPKKQLCCGAPAYFTGAFDTVDYLVKENIKYFETWIDEVDAVIIPEATCSAMINKDWEHYLHDQPEWKERAVKLSKKIFLATKWLENNTELKELLAKSGKKFDQMVTYHDPCHAKKMQGVWKEPRELLKQNYVLKEMSDSNRCCGFGGVTMQTEKYEFSKAAGAPKAAMIRDTKAQIVSAECSACRMQITNSLYLANVDVEFKNPIELIAQALED; the protein is encoded by the coding sequence GTGGCTATAAGTAAATTTGACTATACAAAAATCTCTGATGATTGTGTAAAATGTGGAAAATGTAAACCAGTATGTACAATTTTCAATATAAATCAAGATGAAGCAACAAGCCCGAGAGGATTTATCGACCTACTTGGAGCATACAAAAGAGATGAATTAGAATTAGATAAAAATGCAAAAGATATATTTGAATCATGTTTTTTATGTACAAACTGTGTTGAAGTTTGTCCAAATGATTTACCAACAGATATGATTATTGAGCAAGTAAGAAGTGATATTGCTAAAAAATATGGTATTGCTTGGTATAAAAGGCTGTTCTTTTTTCTTTTAAGACATAGAAAAACTATGGACTTTTTATCAAAATTAGGTTGGGTTTTCCAAACTTGTGCTTTAAAATTAGATTCTGCAAAACAATCGGCACTTCCACGATTTTCTTTACCAATAGTAAAAAAAGGAAGAGCCTTACCTTATGCGGATAAAAGAAGCTTTTTAAATAAATATCCAGAAAATATTCCTGCAATAAAAAAATCTATTGAAGAAAATAAAAAAGGAAAAGTTGCTATTTTTATAGGTTGTATGAGTAACTATACTTATACAAATACTGGTGATAGTTTAGTAAAAATTCTAAAAAAATTAAATTTAGATATAACAATTCCAAAAAAACAACTCTGTTGTGGAGCACCTGCATATTTTACAGGTGCTTTTGATACAGTTGATTATTTAGTAAAAGAGAATATTAAATATTTTGAAACATGGATAGATGAAGTTGATGCTGTTATTATTCCAGAAGCTACATGTAGTGCTATGATAAATAAAGATTGGGAACACTATTTACATGATCAACCAGAATGGAAAGAAAGAGCTGTTAAATTATCGAAAAAAATATTTTTAGCAACAAAATGGCTTGAAAATAATACTGAATTAAAAGAGTTACTTGCTAAAAGTGGTAAAAAATTCGACCAAATGGTAACCTACCATGACCCATGCCATGCTAAAAAAATGCAAGGTGTATGGAAAGAACCAAGAGAACTTTTAAAACAAAACTATGTACTAAAAGAAATGAGTGACTCAAATAGATGCTGTGGATTTGGTGGAGTTACTATGCAAACTGAAAAATATGAGTTTTCTAAAGCAGCAGGTGCACCAAAAGCAGCGATGATTAGAGATACAAAAGCACAAATAGTAAGTGCTGAATGTAGCGCATGTAGAATGCAAATAACAAACTCTTTATATTTAGCAAATGTTGATGTAGAGTTTAAAAACCCTATTGAGTTAATAGCTCAAGCTTTAGAGGATTAA
- the tsaE gene encoding tRNA (adenosine(37)-N6)-threonylcarbamoyltransferase complex ATPase subunit type 1 TsaE produces MKKEFELDLDSVDVVVDELKKVINNKNCVVILRGDLASGKTTLVKHYVKSLGLDDLVTSPTFSIQAVYSNNIFHYDVYNKTLQQFICLGMIEEFEAEGVHFVEWGDEKLEDILKDYGFQVVLVEIRKNDDKRLYTIDA; encoded by the coding sequence TTGAAAAAAGAATTTGAATTAGACTTAGATAGTGTCGATGTTGTAGTTGATGAATTAAAAAAAGTTATTAATAATAAAAATTGTGTTGTAATTTTAAGAGGTGATTTAGCTAGTGGGAAAACAACTCTTGTTAAACATTATGTAAAATCTTTGGGATTAGATGATTTAGTTACATCTCCTACTTTTTCTATACAAGCAGTTTACTCAAATAATATTTTCCATTATGATGTTTATAATAAGACTTTACAACAATTCATTTGTCTTGGAATGATAGAAGAGTTTGAAGCTGAAGGTGTACATTTTGTAGAGTGGGGCGATGAAAAGTTAGAAGATATTTTAAAAGATTATGGATTTCAAGTTGTATTAGTTGAAATTAGAAAAAATGATGATAAAAGGTTGTATACAATAGATGCATAA
- a CDS encoding gamma-glutamylcyclotransferase, with protein MYLFGFGSLINLASAQKSFKRVLTQKDLIPVKIKGFKRVWNALENIKFEDNMEVNGVFLNIQEKKDAILYGVMIKITQEELEILKLREKNYSCIKIEKEDVLSQNAQEDLIAFMTTKEEKIGKVGDVNTFIPKKYIQIVNEALKNYDEEFKENFKETLNNFPFPSKDGDYSFTDPIQNKAAREAKNHNESN; from the coding sequence ATGTATTTATTTGGTTTTGGTTCATTAATAAATTTAGCTAGTGCTCAAAAATCTTTTAAAAGAGTTTTAACTCAAAAAGATTTAATCCCTGTAAAAATTAAAGGGTTTAAAAGAGTTTGGAATGCACTTGAAAATATAAAATTTGAAGATAATATGGAAGTAAATGGTGTTTTTCTAAATATTCAAGAAAAAAAGGATGCTATTTTATATGGTGTAATGATAAAGATTACACAAGAAGAGTTAGAAATTTTGAAATTAAGAGAAAAAAATTATAGTTGTATAAAAATAGAAAAAGAAGATGTTTTAAGTCAAAATGCACAAGAAGATTTGATAGCTTTTATGACAACAAAAGAAGAAAAAATAGGAAAAGTAGGAGATGTTAATACTTTTATTCCAAAAAAATATATTCAAATTGTAAATGAAGCTTTGAAAAACTACGATGAAGAATTTAAAGAAAATTTTAAAGAAACTTTAAATAATTTTCCATTTCCTTCAAAAGATGGTGATTATAGTTTTACAGATCCAATTCAAAATAAAGCTGCAAGAGAGGCAAAAAATCACAATGAATCAAATTAA
- the lgt gene encoding prolipoprotein diacylglyceryl transferase produces the protein MEFWQNIYSHFNPVAFNLGSIAVHWYGIMYALALLSAIFVAKWFIKHDKLAISNDLFDSYIWWAEIGVILGARLGYVLFYDSHTMYYITHPWQIFNPYINGVYAGISGMSYHGAFFGFIIASYLFCRKNKVSFWFITDIAVLGVSAAYIFGRLGNFFNQELIGRVTDVPWGIYVGGVLRHPSQIYEAILEGLFVFLILAFYRKRKTFDGQLALMYGILYAIARIIAEFFRQPDSQLGFLVGEWLTMGILQSLIILIICVGFYVVRRKIIIKN, from the coding sequence ATGGAATTTTGGCAAAATATATACTCGCATTTTAATCCTGTTGCTTTCAACTTAGGTTCTATTGCTGTTCACTGGTATGGAATAATGTATGCATTAGCACTTCTTAGTGCTATTTTTGTTGCAAAGTGGTTTATAAAACATGACAAATTAGCAATTTCTAATGATTTATTTGATTCATATATTTGGTGGGCAGAAATTGGAGTAATTTTAGGAGCTAGACTTGGTTATGTACTATTTTATGATAGTCATACAATGTATTATATAACTCATCCTTGGCAAATATTCAACCCTTATATAAATGGAGTTTATGCAGGAATATCTGGAATGAGTTACCATGGAGCATTTTTTGGATTTATAATTGCTTCATATTTATTTTGTAGAAAAAACAAAGTCTCTTTTTGGTTTATAACTGATATTGCCGTACTTGGTGTTAGTGCTGCATATATATTTGGAAGACTTGGAAATTTTTTCAACCAAGAACTAATAGGAAGAGTTACAGATGTTCCTTGGGGAATTTATGTAGGAGGCGTTTTACGACATCCTTCTCAAATTTATGAAGCAATACTTGAAGGGTTATTTGTATTCTTAATTTTAGCATTTTATAGAAAAAGAAAAACTTTTGATGGACAATTAGCTCTTATGTACGGGATATTATATGCAATAGCTAGAATTATTGCAGAATTCTTTAGACAACCAGATAGTCAATTAGGTTTTTTAGTTGGAGAATGGTTAACGATGGGGATTTTACAGTCCCTTATAATATTAATTATTTGTGTAGGTTTTTATGTAGTTAGAAGAAAGATAATAATTAAAAATTAA
- a CDS encoding GNAT family N-acetyltransferase — MYIKTQRLLIRNFKTDDLNDVFNIYKDDETCKYLLHDAWNENNKNQEFKLKLSKANLEKDYALNLACVLDNVVIGDINIWHTQMKDSVEIGYTFNPKYSNNGYATEALKAIVEYLLTQKGIHRIQANMDARNLSSAKLCEKIGMRKEAHFIKDFWNKNEWTDSFIYGMLISDLKSYN; from the coding sequence ATGTACATAAAAACTCAAAGATTGTTAATACGCAATTTTAAAACTGATGATTTAAACGATGTTTTTAATATATATAAAGACGATGAAACTTGTAAATACTTACTTCACGATGCTTGGAATGAAAATAATAAAAATCAAGAATTCAAATTAAAATTATCAAAAGCTAATTTAGAAAAAGATTATGCTCTCAATTTAGCTTGTGTTTTGGATAATGTAGTAATTGGTGATATAAATATTTGGCATACTCAAATGAAAGACAGTGTTGAAATCGGATATACTTTTAATCCAAAGTACAGTAACAATGGCTATGCAACAGAAGCTTTAAAAGCTATAGTTGAATACCTTTTAACGCAAAAAGGCATTCATCGAATACAAGCAAATATGGATGCAAGAAATTTATCATCTGCCAAACTTTGTGAAAAAATTGGAATGAGAAAAGAAGCACATTTTATAAAAGATTTTTGGAATAAAAATGAATGGACAGATAGTTTTATATATGGAATGTTAATTTCAGATTTAAAATCATATAATTAA
- a CDS encoding response regulator transcription factor, whose amino-acid sequence MSKIMKNIRKLYNTKIIFLSDDSSAKDSIKDDFVEHFKEVKFASSYEEALKLSLTNNYDLAIVDIDLDDSSFAELSSKLVVLPKIVISSSDSDDKVTTAINLEAYTFLAKPLKVIDLKLAILMCLNQMKRVDKIEFDQGIYFDEYRDQFFKKGGTVIDFTRLEKSFLKLLIARRNEVTDYDMIKDIVWKGKEMSIYTMRNIVNKIRQKTYYEIIKNHSSKGYTIDIYKGD is encoded by the coding sequence ATGTCAAAAATAATGAAGAATATAAGAAAATTATATAACACAAAAATAATATTTTTAAGCGATGATTCATCAGCTAAAGATAGTATAAAAGATGATTTTGTAGAACATTTTAAAGAAGTAAAGTTTGCTTCAAGCTATGAGGAAGCTTTAAAACTTTCTCTTACAAACAATTATGATTTAGCTATTGTTGATATTGATTTAGATGATAGTTCTTTTGCTGAATTATCTTCAAAATTAGTAGTATTACCAAAAATAGTTATTTCTAGTTCTGATAGCGATGATAAAGTTACAACAGCTATAAATTTAGAAGCATATACATTTTTAGCTAAACCTTTAAAAGTAATAGATTTGAAACTAGCTATTTTAATGTGTCTTAACCAAATGAAAAGAGTTGATAAAATCGAGTTTGATCAAGGTATTTATTTTGATGAATATAGAGATCAGTTCTTTAAAAAAGGTGGAACAGTAATTGATTTCACAAGACTTGAAAAATCATTTTTAAAACTTTTAATAGCAAGAAGAAATGAAGTTACAGATTATGATATGATTAAAGATATAGTATGGAAAGGTAAAGAGATGTCTATTTATACTATGAGAAATATTGTAAATAAAATAAGACAAAAAACTTATTACGAAATAATTAAAAATCATTCTAGTAAAGGATATACTATTGATATTTATAAAGGTGACTAG
- the polA gene encoding DNA polymerase I codes for MKKTITIIDTFGFLFRSYFALPPLKSRDGFPTGLLTGFINFISNIGKDFETDYIVFALDAKGETFRNKLYSQYKAQRPEAPEDLLTQLPIAISWIEKMGFKTAIRTGYEADDMVASIANDAKQKGLEVRIVSHDKDLYQLIDDANSVYLFDPTKKVIINEEKCIEKYGVKPSQFTDYQSLLGDTADNIPGVKGVGAKTAESLIKEFGTLENIYANIDNIEKKRTKELLIEGKENAILSKKLVTLMNDCHYIDNLEEFILPIENPILRISDILLQYDMARVLDRINKDGMGYQTQIPLQQVKKEEKIEYILLNNENSLSMAINTIPRDAIVSFDTETSDLDVKNAKLVGFSFAYEENKAYYVPIGHVYLGVGNQISLEAAKNAIIQLNRYKLVLQNFKYDYEIIKNNFDIELRLYADTMILSWLLNTNEKVGLDYQIDKYFDHKMISFTDVVKKGENFSNVDIERACEYAAEDALMTLRLFKKQLEIFKEKEEEEILNLAFEVEFDFIYVLANMEMNGIKVDVNLLKEYKELSNKNINELTAKIYQTSGVEFNINSPKQLGALLFETLGLPTAKKTKTGYSTDEAVLNGLINEHEVIPLLLQYREAYKLQSTYIEPLLELGSKSDDNRIHTSFLHTGTATGRLSSKNPNLQNIPTKSDSTIQIRKAFIPKDGYKLVAVDYSQIELRLLAHFSQDKALVEAFENDLDIHYQTAVKIFGEENAKEKRGIAKSINFGLLYGMGSKKLGETLGIPSKEAKQYIDSYFEAFKSVKDYLKSIEDFAHINGYVKTLLNRKRLFDFNSANAMMKAAYLREAVNTLFQGSAADLIKLAMINIYQKYKDNENIKLLLQIHDELVFEVKDEFVEEITFSIKNIMENIYKLNVPLKVSLSVGSSWKDLK; via the coding sequence ATGAAAAAAACAATCACTATTATTGATACTTTTGGCTTTTTATTTAGAAGTTATTTTGCTTTACCTCCTTTAAAATCAAGAGACGGTTTTCCAACAGGTTTATTAACAGGTTTTATAAATTTTATATCAAATATTGGAAAAGATTTTGAAACTGATTATATAGTTTTTGCACTTGATGCAAAAGGTGAAACATTTAGAAATAAACTTTATAGTCAATACAAAGCACAAAGACCTGAAGCTCCTGAAGATTTACTAACTCAACTTCCTATTGCTATTTCTTGGATAGAAAAGATGGGATTTAAAACAGCAATTAGAACTGGTTATGAAGCTGATGATATGGTTGCATCTATTGCAAATGACGCTAAACAAAAAGGTTTAGAAGTAAGAATTGTTTCTCATGATAAAGATTTATATCAATTAATTGATGATGCAAATAGTGTTTATTTATTCGATCCAACAAAAAAAGTTATTATAAATGAAGAAAAATGTATAGAAAAATATGGAGTAAAACCTTCTCAATTTACAGATTATCAATCTTTATTAGGTGATACAGCTGATAATATTCCTGGAGTTAAAGGAGTAGGTGCAAAAACTGCTGAATCTTTAATCAAAGAGTTTGGTACTTTAGAAAATATTTATGCAAATATAGACAATATTGAGAAAAAACGAACAAAAGAGTTATTGATTGAAGGAAAAGAAAATGCAATTTTGTCAAAAAAACTTGTAACTTTAATGAATGATTGCCATTATATTGATAATTTAGAAGAGTTTATTTTACCAATAGAAAATCCTATTTTAAGAATTAGTGATATTTTACTTCAATATGATATGGCTAGAGTTCTTGATAGAATAAATAAAGATGGTATGGGATACCAAACTCAAATACCTTTACAACAAGTAAAAAAAGAAGAAAAAATCGAGTATATATTACTTAATAATGAAAATAGTTTATCTATGGCAATAAACACAATTCCAAGAGATGCTATAGTATCTTTTGATACTGAAACTTCTGATTTAGATGTAAAAAATGCAAAACTTGTTGGTTTCTCTTTTGCTTATGAAGAAAATAAGGCTTATTATGTACCAATAGGGCATGTATATTTGGGAGTTGGAAATCAAATTTCTTTAGAAGCTGCAAAAAATGCAATTATTCAATTAAATAGATACAAATTAGTTCTTCAAAATTTTAAATATGATTATGAAATTATTAAAAACAATTTTGATATCGAATTAAGACTTTATGCTGATACAATGATTTTATCTTGGCTTTTAAATACTAATGAAAAAGTAGGGCTTGATTATCAAATTGATAAATATTTTGACCATAAAATGATAAGTTTTACAGATGTTGTAAAAAAAGGTGAGAATTTTTCAAATGTAGATATAGAAAGAGCTTGTGAATATGCAGCTGAAGATGCTTTAATGACTTTAAGATTATTTAAAAAACAGTTAGAAATCTTTAAAGAAAAAGAGGAAGAAGAGATTTTAAATCTTGCTTTCGAAGTAGAGTTTGATTTTATATATGTTTTAGCAAATATGGAAATGAATGGAATAAAAGTTGATGTTAATTTATTAAAAGAGTATAAAGAGTTAAGCAATAAAAATATAAATGAATTGACAGCAAAAATTTATCAAACAAGTGGAGTTGAGTTTAATATAAATTCACCAAAACAATTAGGAGCTCTTTTATTTGAAACTTTAGGTTTACCAACTGCTAAAAAAACAAAAACAGGATATAGTACAGACGAAGCTGTATTAAATGGTTTGATAAATGAGCATGAAGTTATACCTTTACTTTTACAATATAGAGAGGCTTATAAACTACAATCAACATATATTGAACCACTTTTAGAACTTGGTTCAAAAAGTGATGATAATCGAATTCATACATCTTTTTTACATACAGGAACAGCAACAGGAAGATTAAGTTCAAAAAATCCAAACTTACAAAATATTCCTACAAAAAGTGATTCAACTATACAAATTCGAAAAGCTTTTATACCAAAAGATGGTTATAAACTTGTTGCAGTTGATTATTCTCAAATTGAATTAAGGCTTTTAGCACATTTTAGTCAAGATAAAGCTTTAGTAGAAGCTTTTGAAAATGATTTAGATATACACTACCAAACAGCTGTTAAAATATTTGGTGAAGAAAATGCAAAAGAAAAAAGAGGTATTGCTAAATCTATAAATTTTGGATTATTGTATGGAATGGGAAGCAAAAAACTTGGTGAAACTTTAGGAATTCCTTCAAAAGAAGCAAAACAATATATTGATTCATATTTTGAAGCTTTTAAAAGTGTAAAAGATTATTTAAAATCTATTGAAGATTTTGCACATATAAATGGTTATGTAAAAACTTTATTAAATAGAAAAAGATTATTTGATTTCAATTCAGCAAATGCTATGATGAAAGCTGCATATTTAAGAGAAGCTGTAAATACTTTATTTCAAGGAAGTGCTGCTGATTTAATAAAACTTGCTATGATAAATATTTATCAAAAATATAAAGATAATGAAAATATTAAGTTACTTTTACAAATCCACGATGAACTTGTTTTTGAAGTAAAAGATGAATTTGTTGAAGAAATAACATTTAGTATTAAAAATATAATGGAAAATATTTATAAATTAAATGTTCCTCTAAAGGTGTCATTGAGCGTTGGTAGCTCTTGGAAAGATTTAAAATAA
- the kdsB gene encoding 3-deoxy-manno-octulosonate cytidylyltransferase translates to MIIIPARLNSSRFANKIMVDILGLPMVIKTAKQVSNLDKVVIATDSLEVIDLASQYGFDAVLTSTAHNSGTDRINESANILNLSEDEIIVNVQADEPFIEPEVVQAVINRVKQIKDSNEDIMITSCFKEITSELADDPNHVKVILDELSNAIYFSRAKIPYHRDHHKDASYFGHLGIYGFTKKSLNDFCKLNSSKLENIEKLEQLRAIDNGKKIAMVKVTSKSFGIDTQEDLNRAIKLFSNER, encoded by the coding sequence ATGATAATTATACCTGCAAGACTAAACTCAAGTCGCTTTGCTAATAAAATTATGGTTGATATTTTAGGTTTACCTATGGTAATAAAAACTGCAAAACAAGTTAGTAACTTAGATAAAGTCGTAATTGCAACAGATAGTTTAGAAGTTATAGATTTAGCTTCACAATATGGATTTGACGCTGTTTTAACTTCAACTGCACATAATAGTGGAACAGACAGAATAAATGAATCTGCAAATATTTTAAATTTAAGTGAAGATGAAATTATAGTAAATGTACAAGCTGATGAACCTTTTATAGAACCAGAAGTTGTACAAGCCGTAATAAACAGAGTAAAACAAATAAAAGATTCAAATGAAGATATAATGATAACTTCTTGTTTTAAAGAGATAACTTCAGAATTAGCAGATGATCCAAATCATGTAAAAGTAATCTTAGATGAACTTTCAAATGCTATATATTTTTCAAGAGCTAAAATCCCATACCATAGAGACCATCACAAAGATGCATCATATTTTGGACATTTAGGAATTTATGGTTTTACAAAAAAATCATTAAATGATTTTTGTAAATTAAATTCTTCAAAGTTAGAAAATATTGAAAAACTAGAGCAATTAAGAGCCATTGATAATGGAAAAAAAATTGCAATGGTAAAAGTTACTTCAAAATCTTTTGGTATTGATACACAAGAAGATTTAAATCGAGCTATCAAGCTTTTTTCAAATGAAAGATAA
- a CDS encoding EAL domain-containing protein, with protein sequence MNCDVFVINENLKFDELKKDFSNRLKDINIHIFSTFNNILDEIDSVDIIIVNFDLFEKFEKIKKFLKNSVEIIYISNNDKIKVLRNGININYIYIDNNDKLVSIIENSLSKKDLKEEIIKEDFYESFINNINCPIFVISKNNLIFSNNHFYKLLDICSIEELNKKYKSINNLFEIEKDCITNLDEITENSKVCIKDVYQNKKFFSIQKIFLSTKDINIIILTDISHVIEHRIELQKLLYIDNLTKLPNRTKLIEDLQNNILHIKAIALFNINSFKEINDFFGHKVGDIILNDVSKLISQIIENDNKLKLYKFPGDIYCISTTDESKENFIELVKKILESIDKNVLIYEHNEIYIRMCAGISFSDKNNKLITADIALQGAKKDHKDYLVFFEKLDKLHEYENNMLWTKKLKTAFLNDKITVYFQPIIDNKTLKVDKYECLVRLIDEEGKVISPFFFLEVAKKSGQYSKLTRTVIKKSFETFENLPFEFSLNISYKDIIEPDFLEFIKTMLNKHKVTNRVVFEILEDESIKNYDLLINFIEEIKTLGCKVAIDDFGTGYSNFEHLLKMNVNYLKIDASLIKNITKDENSRKITKTIVEFAKSLNLKTIAEFVENKEIFDMAKDLGVDYSQGYYFSAPIEKPNINEF encoded by the coding sequence ATGAATTGTGATGTTTTTGTCATTAATGAAAATTTGAAATTCGATGAATTAAAAAAAGATTTTTCTAATAGACTTAAAGACATAAATATTCACATATTTTCAACTTTTAATAATATTCTTGATGAAATTGATTCTGTTGATATAATAATAGTTAATTTTGATCTGTTTGAAAAGTTTGAAAAAATAAAAAAATTTCTTAAAAATAGCGTAGAAATAATATATATTTCAAATAATGATAAAATAAAAGTTTTAAGAAATGGTATAAATATCAATTATATTTACATTGATAATAACGACAAATTAGTTTCAATAATTGAAAATTCTTTAAGCAAAAAAGATTTAAAAGAAGAGATAATAAAAGAAGATTTTTATGAATCTTTTATAAATAATATTAATTGTCCAATCTTTGTAATATCAAAAAATAATCTAATATTTTCAAATAATCATTTTTACAAACTTTTAGATATTTGTTCTATAGAAGAATTAAATAAAAAATATAAAAGTATAAATAATCTGTTTGAAATTGAGAAAGATTGTATTACAAATTTAGATGAAATTACTGAAAATTCAAAAGTTTGTATAAAAGATGTTTATCAAAATAAAAAGTTTTTTTCTATACAAAAAATTTTTCTATCTACAAAAGATATAAATATTATCATTTTAACAGATATTTCTCATGTTATAGAACATAGAATTGAACTACAAAAACTTCTTTATATTGATAATCTAACAAAACTTCCAAATAGAACAAAATTAATAGAAGATTTACAAAATAATATATTACATATAAAAGCAATTGCATTATTTAATATCAACTCTTTTAAAGAAATAAATGATTTTTTTGGACACAAAGTTGGAGATATTATTTTAAATGATGTCTCAAAATTAATCTCTCAAATAATAGAAAATGATAATAAACTAAAACTATATAAATTTCCAGGAGATATATATTGTATATCAACAACTGATGAATCTAAAGAAAATTTTATAGAATTAGTTAAAAAAATACTCGAATCAATAGATAAAAATGTTTTAATTTATGAGCATAATGAAATATATATAAGAATGTGTGCTGGAATATCTTTTTCTGATAAAAACAATAAACTAATCACTGCTGATATTGCACTACAAGGTGCAAAAAAAGACCATAAAGATTATTTAGTATTTTTTGAAAAACTTGATAAACTTCATGAATATGAAAACAATATGCTTTGGACAAAAAAACTAAAGACTGCTTTTTTAAATGACAAAATAACAGTATATTTTCAACCAATTATAGATAATAAAACTTTAAAAGTTGACAAATATGAGTGCTTAGTAAGACTCATTGATGAAGAAGGAAAAGTTATCTCACCATTTTTCTTTTTAGAAGTAGCAAAAAAATCAGGGCAGTATTCAAAACTTACAAGAACTGTTATAAAAAAATCTTTTGAAACATTTGAAAATTTGCCATTTGAGTTTTCATTAAATATCTCTTATAAAGATATAATAGAACCTGATTTTTTAGAATTTATAAAAACAATGTTAAATAAACATAAAGTTACAAATAGAGTTGTTTTTGAAATTTTAGAAGATGAAAGTATCAAAAATTATGATTTATTGATCAACTTTATAGAAGAGATAAAAACTTTAGGTTGTAAAGTTGCAATTGATGATTTTGGAACAGGATATTCAAATTTTGAACATCTTTTAAAAATGAATGTTAATTATTTGAAAATTGATGCTTCTTTGATAAAAAACATTACAAAAGATGAAAACTCTCGCAAAATAACAAAAACTATAGTCGAATTTGCAAAAAGCCTAAATTTAAAAACTATCGCAGAATTTGTAGAAAATAAAGAGATTTTTGATATGGCAAAAGATTTAGGAGTTGATTATTCTCAAGGTTATTATTTTTCTGCACCAATTGAAAAACCAAATATAAATGAATTTTAG
- the lptB gene encoding LPS export ABC transporter ATP-binding protein, giving the protein MHKLEIKDITKTIKKTQILNGVSLEVKSGEIVGLLGPNGAGKTTTFYTVCGLVKPTSGTVYFDDKDITEYPLHKRALKGIGYLPQESSIFKDLSVEDNLMLAAEIITEDKDEQQKRVEELLELFNIEPIRQRKGVSLSGGERRRTEIARALVSKPKFLLLDEPFAGVDPIAVKDIQEIIHQLTKINIGVLITDHNVRETLEICDRAYVMKAGSLLASGTSTEIKNNPEVRKHYLGKSFNF; this is encoded by the coding sequence ATGCATAAATTAGAAATAAAAGATATTACAAAAACTATCAAAAAAACACAAATTTTAAATGGTGTTTCCCTTGAAGTAAAATCAGGTGAGATTGTTGGACTTCTAGGACCAAATGGAGCAGGAAAAACAACAACTTTTTATACAGTTTGTGGCTTAGTAAAACCTACAAGTGGAACTGTATATTTTGATGATAAAGATATAACAGAATATCCATTACATAAAAGAGCATTAAAAGGGATAGGATATTTACCTCAAGAATCTTCTATCTTCAAAGATTTATCAGTAGAAGACAATCTTATGCTTGCTGCTGAAATTATCACTGAAGATAAAGATGAACAACAAAAAAGAGTTGAAGAGTTATTAGAATTATTTAATATTGAACCTATTCGTCAAAGAAAAGGAGTTTCTTTATCTGGAGGTGAGAGAAGAAGAACAGAAATTGCAAGAGCATTAGTTTCTAAACCTAAATTTCTACTTTTAGATGAACCTTTTGCTGGAGTTGATCCAATCGCTGTTAAAGATATACAAGAGATAATTCACCAATTAACAAAAATAAATATTGGGGTTTTAATAACTGACCATAATGTAAGAGAAACTTTAGAGATTTGTGATAGAGCATATGTTATGAAAGCAGGAAGTTTACTTGCAAGTGGAACAAGCACAGAGATAAAAAATAACCCAGAAGTTAGAAAACACTATTTAGGAAAGAGTTTTAATTTTTAA